The Candidatus Nanohalovita haloferacivicina genome has a window encoding:
- a CDS encoding CBS domain-containing protein, with protein MSIDSEVKVKELMTEGVIAVKQDKTVKEAAQLLKEEGIRGLVVVDEEEAVGVVVCRDIVYQVVADNKDPEEVLVKDIMSTDLVVADEDELLDDVAMAMARNDISRVPVVREDMLVGILTQTDILRAWPGYAEVMGEEIEMQAEATPRQTTREGMCENCENYSENLQETNGMLLCEECR; from the coding sequence ATGAGCATAGACAGTGAAGTAAAGGTAAAAGAACTGATGACAGAAGGAGTCATCGCAGTAAAACAGGATAAAACAGTAAAAGAAGCAGCCCAGCTACTCAAAGAAGAAGGAATCAGAGGCCTTGTCGTAGTCGACGAAGAAGAGGCCGTAGGAGTAGTAGTCTGCAGAGACATCGTGTACCAGGTAGTAGCTGACAACAAGGATCCTGAAGAAGTACTTGTCAAAGATATAATGAGCACAGACCTCGTAGTAGCTGATGAGGATGAGCTGCTTGACGATGTTGCAATGGCAATGGCCCGCAACGACATTTCAAGAGTTCCAGTGGTCAGAGAGGACATGCTTGTAGGGATCCTGACACAGACTGATATTCTACGTGCATGGCCTGGATACGCAGAGGTCATGGGGGAGGAAATTGAGATGCAGGCAGAGGCCACTCCGCGCCAGACCACCAGAGAGGGTATGTGCGAGAACTGTGAGAACTACAGCGAGAACCTCCAGGAAACAAACGGAATGCTTCTATGTGAGGAATGCCGGTAA
- a CDS encoding CBS domain-containing protein, with translation MDGKVKLKEVMTEGVVAVDADSNVVEAASKLRQEDIRGLVVIEDEDAVGVVVCRDIAYDVIADGEEARETEVKDIMSTDLIVADEDELLDDVAMAMSKNNVSRVPVVRGDMLVGIVTQSDILRAWPGFAEVMQEKEVSE, from the coding sequence ATGGACGGAAAAGTAAAACTGAAGGAGGTTATGACGGAAGGCGTAGTAGCCGTAGACGCAGACAGTAACGTAGTAGAGGCAGCGAGCAAGCTTCGGCAGGAAGATATCAGAGGCCTTGTCGTAATTGAAGACGAGGATGCAGTCGGAGTAGTGGTCTGCAGAGATATAGCATACGATGTGATCGCAGATGGCGAAGAGGCAAGAGAAACTGAAGTAAAAGATATAATGAGCACAGATCTGATTGTAGCAGACGAAGACGAGCTGCTTGACGATGTTGCAATGGCAATGTCGAAAAACAACGTCTCCAGAGTTCCAGTAGTCAGAGGAGACATGCTTGTAGGGATCGTAACCCAGTCAGATATTCTAAGAGCATGGCCTGGATTCGCAGAAGTCATGCAGGAAAAAGAGGTGTCAGAATAA
- a CDS encoding DUF167 domain-containing protein, with translation MIICVTGQPHYFYPQRGGPEMTEFYIKVKPDSNEFRVEEGSFPEFYLESKAENGKANSELLSKLENILGQRPGIVSGHKSSRKKIKVDLSRDEVDRKLEAEING, from the coding sequence ATGATCATCTGTGTTACAGGGCAGCCACACTACTTTTATCCTCAGAGAGGAGGCCCTGAAATGACAGAATTCTACATCAAAGTTAAACCAGATAGCAACGAGTTCCGTGTTGAAGAAGGAAGTTTTCCCGAGTTCTATCTTGAATCAAAGGCCGAGAATGGGAAAGCTAATTCAGAGTTACTAAGCAAACTGGAAAATATACTGGGGCAGAGGCCTGGAATTGTTTCCGGCCACAAAAGCAGCAGGAAGAAGATCAAGGTCGACCTATCTCGGGACGAGGTAGATCGAAAACTGGAGGCTGAAATCAATGGGTAA